CGGAGTTTTCCGTTGCCGCGTTGCTGCGTCTGGAGGATTAACCTGGAGGCCATGCCATGGGGCGTCCACCGAGCAGGTGCAGGTGCAGGTGGTGGACCGTCTGGCCGCCGTGGTCGCCTGTGTTGACGACGACGCGGTAGCCGTTGTCGAGCTTGTGGCTGCGTGCAATCTGTGTGGCGACAGACATCAGGTGGCCGACCAGCGGCTTGTGCTCGGGGTCAGCCTTGGCCAGTGAGGCGATGTGCTGTTTGGGAATGATCAGCAGATGTGTGGGAGCCTGCGGGTTGATGTCGGGAAAGCCAATACAGTACTCGTCTTCATAGACACGATTGGCTGGGATGGTGCCTGCGATGATCTTACAGAACAGACAGTCATGTGACATGTGGGCCGGTCTTTCTTGCTTCAATGTTGGAAGTACTTCGGGTGATGGCCTGGGAGCCAAGGGTTGTAGGTCGCCGCGAAGGCGGCCCGTTCGCTGATGGACGGGTGACTGAAGGTCCAGAACTCGACGAAGCGGTTTGGACTGGGATTGACGAGTGAGGTTTCACCCAGCAACTGGAAGGCTTGCTGGGCCGTGGTTTGCGGGTCGGCGACGATGCCGTGAATGGCCTCCTGTCCATAGACGTCGGCGGCGTGCTCCTGGATGCGGCT
The Edaphobacter acidisoli genome window above contains:
- a CDS encoding histidine triad nucleotide-binding protein, giving the protein MSHDCLFCKIIAGTIPANRVYEDEYCIGFPDINPQAPTHLLIIPKQHIASLAKADPEHKPLVGHLMSVATQIARSHKLDNGYRVVVNTGDHGGQTVHHLHLHLLGGRPMAWPPG